One segment of Rhodanobacter thiooxydans DNA contains the following:
- a CDS encoding UPF0149 family protein, producing MTAPGLVGHDDIDALVRRLRLGTEASELHGSLCGYLAGGGSLRGSSVLAALQLDGEATDANADDLALLARLARQSETELADPELGFEPLLPEDDRPLEQRAEAMVDWCRGFLGGFGLAGTAAHAQLSDEAQEVLRDLGTIAASSFDFGSEDEDEDALIEVQEFVRVAAMLLYTECAAPDPSASGTVH from the coding sequence ATGACGGCACCCGGACTTGTGGGTCACGACGACATCGACGCGCTGGTCAGGCGCCTGCGCCTGGGCACCGAGGCCAGCGAACTGCATGGCTCGCTGTGCGGCTACCTGGCCGGCGGCGGCTCGCTGCGCGGCAGCTCGGTGCTGGCCGCGCTGCAGCTCGATGGCGAGGCGACCGACGCCAATGCGGACGACCTGGCCTTGCTGGCCCGGTTGGCCCGGCAGAGCGAAACCGAGCTGGCCGACCCCGAGCTAGGCTTCGAGCCGCTGCTGCCGGAGGACGACCGTCCACTGGAGCAGCGCGCCGAGGCGATGGTTGACTGGTGCCGCGGCTTCCTCGGCGGCTTCGGCCTAGCCGGCACCGCGGCGCATGCGCAGTTGTCGGACGAGGCGCAGGAGGTGCTGCGCGATCTCGGTACGATCGCCGCCTCGTCGTTCGATTTCGGCAGCGAGGACGAAGACGAGGATGCGCTGATCGAGGTGCAGGAGTTCGTGCGCGTCGCCGCGATGCTGCTGTACACCGAGTGCGCCGCGCCCGACCCGTCTGCCAGCGGCACCGTGCATTGA
- the rpiA gene encoding ribose-5-phosphate isomerase RpiA, producing MSNANEKRQAGEAAIRYVEDGAIVGVGTGSTVAFFIDALADLKHRIQGAVSSSEQSTAQLKKLGIPVLDLNAAGPLTIYIDGADECDPHKRLIKGGGAALTREKIVAAASEKFVCIIDSSKQVKLLGKFPVPIEVIPMARSLVGREIIKRGGQPVWRDGVVTDNGNWIIDVHGWQIVDPAALESELNQLPGIVTVGLFARRPADVVLVGDREM from the coding sequence ATGAGCAACGCCAACGAAAAACGCCAGGCCGGCGAAGCCGCGATCCGCTACGTCGAGGACGGCGCCATCGTCGGCGTCGGCACCGGCTCCACCGTGGCGTTCTTCATCGACGCGCTGGCCGACCTGAAGCACCGCATCCAGGGCGCGGTGTCCAGCTCGGAGCAGTCCACCGCGCAGCTGAAGAAGCTGGGCATCCCGGTGCTCGACCTCAACGCCGCCGGTCCGCTAACGATCTACATCGACGGTGCCGACGAGTGCGATCCGCACAAGCGGCTGATCAAGGGCGGCGGTGCGGCGCTGACGCGCGAGAAGATCGTGGCGGCAGCCAGCGAGAAGTTCGTCTGCATCATCGACTCCAGCAAACAGGTCAAGCTGCTCGGCAAGTTCCCGGTGCCGATCGAAGTGATCCCGATGGCGCGTAGCCTGGTCGGCCGCGAAATCATCAAGCGCGGCGGCCAGCCGGTATGGCGCGACGGCGTGGTTACCGACAACGGCAACTGGATCATCGACGTGCACGGCTGGCAGATCGTCGACCCGGCCGCGCTGGAGAGCGAACTCAACCAGTTGCCCGGCATCGTCACCGTCGGCCTGTTCGCGCGCCGACCGGCCGACGTGGTGCTGGTTGGCGATCGCGAGATGTGA
- a CDS encoding 5-formyltetrahydrofolate cyclo-ligase, producing MDAPARRRELRQRLADQRRALPPAERIAAAQGLRRNLEQLPEYLTDARVAGYWASHGELPLNLAIAPLAGRGQQFLLPVIGRDKLLRFAPWQSGDDVQPNRYGIPEPVAPSELLEPFQLDLVFVPLLGFDRRGNRLGHGGGYYDRSFAFLNEQVRPTEPLLVGIGYAFQELPQVEEETWDVPLDFIATERELIDCHPEANA from the coding sequence GTGGACGCCCCCGCCCGACGACGCGAGCTTCGCCAGCGCCTGGCCGACCAGCGCCGCGCATTGCCGCCCGCCGAGCGCATCGCCGCCGCGCAGGGCCTGCGCCGCAACCTCGAACAACTCCCCGAATACCTCACCGACGCACGCGTGGCCGGCTACTGGGCCAGCCATGGCGAGCTGCCGCTGAACCTGGCGATCGCGCCGCTGGCCGGCCGCGGCCAGCAGTTCCTGCTGCCGGTGATCGGCCGCGACAAACTCCTGCGCTTCGCCCCCTGGCAATCCGGCGACGACGTGCAGCCGAACCGCTACGGCATCCCCGAACCGGTCGCGCCGAGCGAACTGCTGGAACCGTTCCAGCTCGACCTGGTATTCGTGCCGCTGCTCGGTTTCGACCGTCGCGGCAACCGGCTCGGCCATGGCGGCGGCTACTACGACCGCAGCTTCGCCTTCCTCAACGAACAGGTGCGCCCGACCGAGCCGCTGCTGGTCGGCATCGGTTACGCGTTCCAGGAATTGCCGCAGGTCGAAGAGGAAACGTGGGACGTGCCGCTCGACTTCATCGCCACCGAGCGCGAGCTGATCGACTGTCACCCGGAAGCAAACGCATGA
- the cydX gene encoding cytochrome bd-I oxidase subunit CydX translates to MWYFSWILGLGLACTFAILNAMWYEVHATDEANRLRDDSALPDELT, encoded by the coding sequence ATGTGGTATTTCTCATGGATCCTCGGGCTGGGCTTGGCCTGCACCTTCGCGATCCTCAACGCGATGTGGTACGAAGTACACGCCACCGACGAGGCGAACCGGCTGCGTGACGACTCGGCATTGCCGGACGAACTGACCTAG
- the coq7 gene encoding 2-polyprenyl-3-methyl-6-methoxy-1,4-benzoquinone monooxygenase has translation MNVRTLSPFDRLLAGCERALEAIAGTPRAHRPSPAAGLAEAEFDEAERRHAAGLMRINHTGEVCAQALYFGQAALARNADNRQHLLHAAVEETDHLAWCAERLSQLGSRPSLLNPLWYAGSYAIGAAAALAGDPVSLGFVVETERQVEAHLAEHLEKLPVQDQRSRAVLTQMQSDEIRHAQAARQRGGIQLPFPLPQLMHASSMVMKTVAYRV, from the coding sequence ATGAACGTGCGCACATTGAGCCCCTTCGACCGCCTGCTCGCCGGCTGCGAACGCGCGCTGGAAGCGATCGCCGGCACGCCCCGCGCCCATCGTCCCTCGCCCGCTGCCGGCCTCGCCGAGGCGGAGTTCGACGAGGCCGAGCGCCGCCATGCCGCCGGCTTGATGCGCATCAACCATACCGGCGAGGTCTGCGCGCAGGCGCTGTACTTCGGCCAGGCCGCACTGGCGCGCAACGCCGACAACCGCCAGCACCTGCTGCATGCCGCGGTCGAGGAAACCGATCACCTGGCCTGGTGCGCCGAGCGCCTGAGCCAGCTGGGCAGCCGCCCCAGCCTGCTCAACCCGCTGTGGTACGCCGGCAGCTACGCGATCGGCGCCGCCGCCGCGCTGGCCGGCGACCCGGTCAGCCTCGGCTTCGTGGTGGAAACCGAGCGCCAGGTGGAAGCGCACCTGGCCGAACACCTGGAAAAGCTGCCCGTGCAGGACCAGCGTTCGCGCGCCGTGCTGACACAGATGCAGTCGGACGAGATCCGCCACGCGCAGGCCGCAAGGCAACGAGGCGGCATCCAGCTGCCGTTCCCGCTGCCGCAGCTGATGCACGCCAGCTCGATGGTAATGAAGACGGTGGCTTATCGCGTGTAG
- a CDS encoding cytochrome ubiquinol oxidase subunit I, which translates to MMLIDADVVTLSRLQFALTALYHFLFVPLTLGLVWMLAIMESVYVMTGREVWKRMVQFWGVLFGINFAMGVATGVTMEFQFGMNWAYYSHYVGDIFGAPLAIEGLMAFFLEATLVGVFFMGWDRISRIKHLLVTWFLALGTSLSALWILVANAWMQHPVGSAFNPDTMRMEVTSFSEVFFNPVAQEKFVHTVSAGYVLGAMFVLSISAWYLLRGRNVDFARRSMTVAASFGLAAALSVVVLGDASGYTVSLNQKMKMAAIEAMWHTEPAPASFTLLGIPDVQQRTTHFAVKIPWVMGLIGTRSLDETMPGIAELVDAAKGRIGNGIQAYDAMLMLRQDKDNVQARATLAAHDKDLGYALLLKKYVDDPRQATPADIQKAADSTIPNVPVLFWAFRIMVGCGFYFIALFAFSFWKASTRTLDSRRWYLRLALWSLPLPWVAIELGWIVAEYGRQPWAIDGVLPTALGVSSVSAGQVLTSLGGFVFFYTALAIVDVFLMLKFVRKGPDGLGIWPPALAAIPSGQH; encoded by the coding sequence ATGATGCTGATCGACGCCGACGTCGTCACGCTGTCGCGCCTGCAGTTTGCGCTGACTGCGCTGTATCACTTCCTGTTCGTGCCACTGACGCTGGGGCTGGTGTGGATGCTGGCGATCATGGAGAGCGTCTATGTGATGACCGGGCGCGAGGTGTGGAAGCGCATGGTGCAGTTCTGGGGCGTGCTGTTCGGCATCAATTTCGCGATGGGCGTGGCCACCGGGGTGACCATGGAATTCCAGTTCGGCATGAACTGGGCGTACTACTCGCATTACGTCGGCGACATCTTCGGCGCGCCGCTGGCAATCGAGGGACTGATGGCGTTCTTCCTCGAAGCCACCCTGGTCGGCGTGTTCTTCATGGGCTGGGATCGCATCTCGCGGATCAAGCACCTGCTGGTGACGTGGTTCCTCGCGCTGGGCACCAGCCTGTCGGCGCTGTGGATCCTGGTGGCGAACGCGTGGATGCAGCATCCGGTCGGTTCCGCGTTCAACCCGGACACGATGCGCATGGAAGTGACCTCGTTCTCCGAGGTGTTCTTCAATCCGGTGGCGCAGGAGAAGTTCGTGCACACGGTGAGCGCCGGCTACGTGCTGGGGGCGATGTTCGTGCTGTCGATCAGCGCCTGGTACCTGCTGCGCGGACGCAACGTGGATTTCGCCAGGCGCTCGATGACGGTGGCGGCGAGCTTCGGGCTGGCGGCGGCGTTGTCGGTGGTGGTGCTGGGCGACGCCTCCGGCTACACCGTGTCGCTGAACCAGAAGATGAAGATGGCGGCGATCGAGGCGATGTGGCACACCGAGCCGGCACCGGCCTCGTTCACCCTGCTCGGCATCCCGGACGTACAGCAGCGCACCACCCACTTCGCGGTGAAGATTCCCTGGGTGATGGGTCTGATCGGCACCCGTTCGCTCGACGAAACGATGCCCGGTATCGCCGAACTGGTGGATGCCGCCAAGGGTCGCATCGGCAACGGCATCCAGGCCTACGACGCGATGCTGATGCTGCGCCAGGACAAGGACAACGTGCAGGCCAGGGCCACGCTGGCCGCGCACGACAAGGACCTGGGTTATGCGCTGCTGCTGAAGAAGTACGTGGACGATCCGCGCCAGGCAACGCCGGCGGACATCCAGAAGGCTGCCGACAGCACCATTCCGAACGTGCCGGTGCTGTTCTGGGCATTCCGCATCATGGTCGGCTGCGGCTTCTATTTCATCGCACTGTTTGCGTTCTCGTTCTGGAAGGCCAGCACGCGCACGCTGGACAGCCGTCGCTGGTACCTGCGCCTGGCGCTGTGGAGCCTGCCGCTGCCGTGGGTCGCGATTGAACTGGGCTGGATCGTGGCCGAGTACGGCCGCCAGCCGTGGGCGATCGACGGCGTGCTGCCGACGGCGCTGGGCGTATCGTCGGTGAGCGCCGGCCAGGTGCTGACTTCGCTCGGCGGTTTCGTGTTTTTCTACACCGCGTTGGCGATCGTCGACGTGTTCCTGATGCTGAAGTTTGTGCGCAAGGGGCCGGACGGGCTGGGCATCTGGCCGCCGGCGCTTGCCGCCATCCCATCCGGCCAGCACTGA
- the rpsI gene encoding 30S ribosomal protein S9, with the protein MAIQQNYGTGRRKTSAARVFLRKGSGAIEVNGKSLEQFFGRETSCMIVRQPLELTESTGKFDIKVTVAGGGITGQAGAIRLGIARALIEYDESLKSPLRKAGFVTRDAREVERKKVGLHKARRATQFSKR; encoded by the coding sequence ATGGCAATCCAGCAGAATTACGGCACCGGCCGCCGCAAGACCTCCGCCGCCCGCGTGTTCCTGCGCAAGGGCAGCGGCGCCATTGAAGTCAACGGCAAGTCGCTCGAGCAGTTCTTCGGTCGCGAGACCTCGTGCATGATCGTGCGCCAGCCGCTCGAACTGACCGAGAGCACCGGCAAGTTCGACATCAAGGTGACGGTCGCCGGCGGTGGCATCACCGGCCAGGCCGGCGCGATCCGCCTGGGCATCGCCCGCGCGCTGATCGAGTACGATGAAAGCCTGAAGTCGCCACTGCGCAAGGCCGGCTTCGTGACCCGCGACGCCCGCGAGGTCGAGCGGAAGAAGGTCGGTCTGCACAAGGCACGTCGCGCCACGCAGTTCTCCAAGCGCTAA
- a CDS encoding TIGR02449 family protein yields the protein MSTPDPLQPDPVHQELASLARQLDRLLDTVRRLTEENRSLRQSQEQLSGERAGLLARNEQARSRVEAMIQRLKSLESNG from the coding sequence ATGAGTACGCCCGATCCCCTCCAGCCCGATCCGGTCCATCAGGAGTTGGCCTCCCTGGCCCGGCAGCTTGACCGGCTGCTCGATACGGTGCGCCGCCTCACCGAGGAAAACCGCAGCCTGCGCCAGAGCCAGGAGCAACTGTCCGGCGAACGCGCCGGCCTGCTGGCCCGCAACGAGCAGGCCCGCAGCCGCGTCGAGGCGATGATCCAGCGGCTCAAATCGCTTGAAAGCAACGGCTGA
- a CDS encoding cell division protein ZapA, with the protein MSSSEPVALRLIDREFLIACAPEERDGLLEAAGFLDRKMRELRANAKAPSFERLAVLAAISVAHEFLSLRKQHDNQEQRLSDGLAALRSKLDAVLDSEPVKR; encoded by the coding sequence ATGTCCAGCAGTGAACCGGTCGCGCTGCGACTGATCGACCGAGAATTCCTGATCGCCTGCGCGCCGGAAGAGCGCGACGGCCTGCTCGAGGCTGCCGGCTTTCTCGACCGCAAGATGCGCGAGCTGCGCGCGAACGCGAAGGCGCCCAGCTTCGAGCGGCTGGCGGTACTCGCCGCGATCAGCGTGGCGCACGAATTCCTCAGCCTGCGCAAGCAGCACGACAACCAGGAACAGCGTCTCAGCGACGGCCTCGCCGCGCTGCGAAGCAAGCTTGATGCCGTTCTCGACAGCGAGCCAGTCAAGCGCTGA
- a CDS encoding chloride channel protein, translated as MTPATDTPVEHTDVRTVGSTDALPIAPALGLSLDAARMPRKSTLVTRRILLISVLAVILGVVAAYVAQLLMLTINLITDLCFYGRVSDVIGPHAHTGSFVLSPADNQLGAWVILIPVIGGLLAGVMARWGSRAIQGHGIPEAMEQILTNESNIPARITWLKPLSSAFAIGTGGPFGAEGPIISTGGAMGSLIGQLLRVTANERKVLLAAGAAAGMAAVFGAPVASLVLAVELLLFELRPRSLIPVALAAVTAVGVRYATYGSAPVFPMPEVLQPGGWALISFVLIGGLVGFASVWVTKAVYGVEDMFEKLPIHWMWWPALGALVAGVVGWIEPRTLGVGYDNIDALVQGHFGLTVLLSFGALKFVSWVIALGSGTSGGTLAPLFMIGGSLGAVIGIGINHLVPGLNVDPRIAALVGMAAIFAGSSRALLTAVVFAFETTRQPACLLPLLGGCTAAYLISALLMHNTIMTEKIARRGVKVPSEYAADYLEQVSVGTVCSRNVVTLQTTQTLAEVRRWLAEDSADTQHRSYPVIDEKGHVKGMLPRRTLLDPQWHYTLALSELITQAPIAVDETHSLREAADHMVAENVGRLAVVSKSDPRKLVGIVTRGDILASHAQRLREARFKGRHIKLGKSNKAAPAA; from the coding sequence ATGACGCCAGCCACTGACACCCCCGTGGAGCATACCGATGTGCGTACGGTAGGCAGTACGGATGCACTGCCGATTGCGCCCGCACTGGGCCTTTCACTGGATGCCGCGCGGATGCCGCGCAAATCCACCCTGGTCACGCGCCGCATCCTGCTGATCAGCGTACTGGCGGTGATTCTGGGTGTCGTGGCGGCTTATGTCGCGCAACTGTTGATGCTGACGATCAACCTGATCACCGATCTGTGCTTCTACGGTCGGGTGTCGGACGTGATCGGCCCGCATGCGCATACGGGCTCGTTCGTGCTGTCGCCGGCCGATAACCAGCTGGGTGCATGGGTCATCCTGATTCCGGTCATTGGCGGCCTGCTTGCGGGCGTCATGGCACGCTGGGGCTCGCGGGCGATCCAGGGGCACGGCATTCCCGAGGCGATGGAGCAGATCCTCACCAATGAATCCAACATCCCGGCGCGGATCACCTGGTTGAAGCCGCTGTCGTCGGCGTTTGCCATTGGTACCGGCGGCCCGTTCGGTGCCGAGGGGCCGATCATCTCCACCGGCGGCGCCATGGGTTCGCTGATCGGCCAGCTGCTGCGGGTCACCGCGAACGAGCGCAAGGTGTTGCTGGCGGCGGGTGCGGCTGCCGGCATGGCCGCGGTATTCGGGGCGCCGGTGGCGTCGCTGGTGCTGGCGGTGGAATTGCTGTTGTTCGAACTGCGCCCGCGCTCGCTGATTCCGGTGGCTCTGGCTGCGGTGACGGCCGTTGGCGTCCGCTACGCCACCTACGGTTCGGCGCCGGTATTTCCGATGCCTGAAGTGCTGCAGCCGGGTGGCTGGGCCTTGATCAGCTTCGTGCTGATCGGTGGCCTGGTCGGCTTTGCCTCGGTGTGGGTGACCAAGGCCGTGTACGGGGTCGAGGATATGTTCGAGAAGCTGCCGATCCACTGGATGTGGTGGCCGGCGCTCGGCGCACTCGTTGCAGGTGTGGTGGGCTGGATCGAGCCGCGGACCCTGGGCGTGGGCTACGACAACATCGATGCGCTGGTACAGGGTCACTTCGGCCTCACCGTGCTGCTCAGCTTTGGCGCGTTGAAGTTTGTTTCCTGGGTCATCGCGCTGGGCAGTGGTACCTCCGGCGGTACGCTGGCTCCGTTGTTCATGATCGGTGGATCGCTGGGCGCGGTGATCGGTATCGGCATCAATCATCTGGTCCCGGGCCTCAACGTCGATCCGCGTATCGCGGCGCTGGTGGGCATGGCGGCCATTTTTGCCGGCTCCTCGCGTGCCCTGCTGACCGCGGTGGTGTTTGCCTTTGAAACCACGCGTCAGCCCGCGTGCCTGTTGCCCTTGCTGGGAGGCTGCACCGCGGCCTACCTGATCTCGGCCCTGCTCATGCACAACACGATCATGACCGAGAAGATCGCCCGCCGTGGCGTGAAAGTGCCGTCCGAATATGCGGCCGATTACCTGGAGCAGGTGAGCGTGGGCACAGTGTGTTCGCGCAATGTGGTGACCTTGCAGACCACCCAGACGCTGGCGGAGGTACGGCGCTGGCTGGCCGAGGACTCCGCCGACACCCAGCACCGGAGCTATCCGGTCATCGACGAGAAGGGTCACGTGAAAGGCATGCTGCCCCGACGTACCCTGCTCGACCCGCAATGGCATTACACGCTGGCGTTGAGTGAACTGATCACGCAGGCACCGATTGCGGTCGATGAAACCCACTCGCTGCGCGAGGCCGCCGACCACATGGTTGCCGAAAACGTCGGGCGGCTGGCCGTGGTGAGCAAGAGCGATCCGCGCAAGCTGGTGGGCATCGTCACCCGTGGGGATATCCTGGCGTCCCACGCCCAGCGCCTGCGCGAGGCGCGTTTCAAGGGCCGGCACATCAAGCTGGGCAAGTCGAACAAGGCAGCGCCAGCGGCGTAA
- a CDS encoding EVE domain-containing protein, with product MNHWLMKSEPDTFSIDDLKRKKREAWDGVRNYQARNYMRDGMRVGDPVFFYHSNCAVPGIVGIAEVATDAYPDPSQFDPKSKYFDPSSSRDNPRWMLVDVKFVKKLKRTISLDELKNDAALADMPLLRKGNRLSVMPVDATYWKHILALE from the coding sequence ATGAACCACTGGCTGATGAAGTCCGAGCCGGACACGTTCTCGATCGACGACCTCAAGCGCAAGAAGCGTGAAGCCTGGGACGGCGTGCGCAACTACCAGGCACGCAACTACATGCGCGACGGCATGCGCGTGGGCGACCCGGTGTTCTTCTACCACTCCAACTGCGCCGTGCCCGGCATTGTCGGCATCGCCGAGGTGGCCACAGATGCGTACCCCGATCCCAGCCAGTTCGATCCCAAGAGCAAGTACTTCGACCCCAGCAGTTCGCGCGACAACCCGCGCTGGATGCTGGTGGACGTGAAGTTCGTGAAGAAGCTCAAGCGCACGATCAGCCTGGACGAACTGAAAAACGACGCTGCCCTCGCCGACATGCCGCTGTTGCGCAAGGGCAACCGGCTGTCGGTGATGCCGGTCGACGCGACATACTGGAAACACATCCTCGCGCTGGAATGA
- the rplM gene encoding 50S ribosomal protein L13, whose amino-acid sequence MKTFSANADNVKRDWFVVDATNKTLGRLSTEIARRLRGKHKPEYTPHCDTGDYIVVINAQKVAVTGAKLDDKKYHRFTGYVGNLKTTSLKDLLATYPERVIEIAVKGMLPKNPLGREMYRKLKVYGGAEHPHTAQQPQALEI is encoded by the coding sequence ATGAAAACGTTTAGCGCCAATGCCGACAACGTCAAGCGCGACTGGTTCGTGGTCGATGCCACGAACAAGACGCTCGGTCGCCTGTCGACCGAAATCGCCCGTCGTCTGCGCGGCAAGCACAAGCCGGAATACACCCCGCACTGCGATACCGGCGATTATATCGTGGTGATCAACGCGCAGAAGGTGGCCGTCACCGGTGCCAAGCTGGACGACAAGAAGTACCACCGGTTCACCGGCTACGTCGGCAACCTGAAGACCACCAGTCTGAAGGACCTGCTGGCGACCTACCCGGAGCGCGTGATCGAGATCGCCGTCAAGGGCATGCTGCCGAAGAACCCGCTGGGCCGCGAGATGTATCGCAAGCTCAAGGTCTACGGCGGTGCCGAGCATCCGCATACCGCACAGCAGCCGCAGGCGCTGGAGATCTAA
- the cydB gene encoding cytochrome d ubiquinol oxidase subunit II: MLDYATLRMIWWALLGTLLIGFAIMDGFDFGVAGLLKVLGRDNDERKVLLEGIEPTWEGNQVWFILAGGATFAAWPMLYAVSFSGMYMAIALVLLALILRPVGFNFRGKIHDPRWASLWDWVLAGSGLAVMLLAGVAFGNLFLGLPFRFDDDLRMSWHGGFLDLLHPFALLCGLVSLGMLLAHGACFAALKADHAIAVRAVAIARWATLVFAVLYVLAGVWLAWGIPGYAIVGPVLADGVSNPLYKQVAHGSSWFAGYMQYPWFWAAPLLALASAVGVQALVGRRSVAGFIASSLMVGSTIASAGFALFPFLLPSSLDPRSSLTVWDASSSRGTLQLMLLATLMLLPIVILYTSWVYRVMRGRVTLEQVRKAHGGY, translated from the coding sequence ATGCTCGACTACGCCACGCTGCGGATGATCTGGTGGGCCTTGCTCGGCACGCTGCTGATCGGCTTCGCGATCATGGATGGCTTCGACTTCGGCGTCGCCGGCCTGCTCAAGGTGCTGGGACGCGACAACGACGAACGCAAGGTGCTGCTGGAAGGCATCGAGCCCACCTGGGAGGGCAACCAGGTGTGGTTCATCCTGGCCGGCGGCGCCACCTTCGCGGCGTGGCCGATGCTCTACGCGGTGTCGTTTTCCGGCATGTACATGGCGATTGCGCTGGTGTTGCTGGCGCTGATCCTGCGTCCGGTCGGCTTCAACTTCCGCGGCAAGATCCACGACCCGCGCTGGGCCTCGTTGTGGGACTGGGTGCTGGCCGGCTCCGGGCTGGCGGTGATGCTGCTGGCCGGCGTCGCGTTCGGCAACCTGTTCCTCGGCCTGCCGTTCCGCTTCGACGACGACCTGCGCATGAGCTGGCACGGCGGCTTCCTCGACCTGCTGCATCCGTTCGCGTTGCTGTGCGGCCTGGTCTCGCTGGGCATGCTGCTGGCGCACGGCGCCTGCTTCGCCGCGCTGAAGGCCGACCACGCCATCGCCGTGCGCGCGGTGGCAATCGCGCGTTGGGCGACCCTGGTGTTTGCCGTGCTGTACGTGCTGGCCGGCGTGTGGCTGGCCTGGGGCATCCCCGGCTACGCGATCGTCGGCCCGGTGCTCGCTGATGGCGTTTCCAATCCGTTGTACAAGCAGGTCGCCCATGGCAGCAGCTGGTTTGCCGGCTACATGCAATATCCGTGGTTCTGGGCCGCACCGCTGCTGGCGCTGGCCTCGGCGGTCGGCGTGCAGGCGCTGGTCGGCCGGCGCAGCGTGGCCGGCTTCATCGCCAGCAGCCTGATGGTCGGCAGCACGATCGCCTCGGCCGGCTTCGCGCTGTTCCCGTTCCTGCTGCCGTCCAGCCTCGACCCGCGTTCCAGCCTTACCGTGTGGGACGCCTCGTCGAGTCGCGGCACGCTGCAGCTGATGCTGCTGGCCACCCTCATGCTGCTGCCGATCGTCATCCTCTACACCAGTTGGGTATACCGGGTGATGCGCGGACGAGTCACGCTGGAGCAGGTGCGCAAGGCGCACGGCGGTTATTGA
- a CDS encoding aminopeptidase P N-terminal domain-containing protein: MIPSAPKLAALAIGPDEFARRRRQLMQMAGEDAVLLVAAAPERMRNADAAWPYRQDSDFHYLAGFPESDAVLALLPGRRHGEVVLFCREHDPERERWHGQSIGTEQAVAAYGMDDAFPIEDIDDILPGMIEGRGRVYCHFGREPEFDAQLLGWMRRLRQLRGGGVVPKEFVALGHLLHDLRLYKSRAELKLMRASASIAVDAHLAAMRIAAPGRHEYEVEAELLRVVRSRGAVPAFSPTVAGGANACVMHYQSNRAALRDGELLLIDAGAELDCYASDISRTFPVNGRYSREQRALYEVVLAAQLAAIDEVRPGRPFGAAHTAAVRVLAEGLCELGLLKGDADTAIADGSYRRYFPAKTGHWLGLDVHDVGDYRVDGESRLLEPDMVLTVEPGLYVPPDDRSVAERWRGIGIRIEDDVAVTRDGNEVLTAAVPKEAEAIEALLAGR; the protein is encoded by the coding sequence TTGATCCCGAGCGCGCCGAAACTGGCCGCGCTGGCGATCGGTCCGGACGAATTCGCGCGGCGCCGGCGCCAGTTGATGCAGATGGCTGGCGAGGATGCGGTGCTGCTGGTCGCCGCCGCGCCCGAGCGCATGCGCAATGCCGACGCGGCGTGGCCGTACCGGCAGGATTCGGACTTCCATTACCTGGCCGGCTTCCCCGAATCCGACGCGGTGCTGGCGCTGTTGCCGGGGCGCCGGCACGGCGAGGTGGTGCTGTTCTGCCGCGAACACGATCCCGAGCGTGAACGCTGGCACGGCCAGTCGATCGGCACCGAGCAGGCGGTGGCCGCCTACGGCATGGACGACGCGTTTCCGATCGAGGACATCGATGACATCCTGCCCGGCATGATCGAGGGTCGCGGCCGGGTGTACTGCCATTTTGGCCGTGAGCCGGAGTTCGACGCGCAACTGCTCGGCTGGATGCGCCGCCTGCGCCAGTTGCGCGGCGGCGGTGTGGTGCCGAAGGAATTCGTGGCGCTCGGCCACCTGCTGCACGATCTGCGCCTGTACAAGTCGCGTGCCGAGCTGAAGCTGATGCGCGCGTCCGCGTCGATCGCGGTGGACGCGCACCTGGCCGCCATGCGGATCGCCGCGCCCGGTCGCCACGAATATGAGGTGGAAGCCGAGCTGTTGCGCGTGGTGCGCAGCCGCGGCGCGGTGCCGGCATTTTCGCCGACCGTCGCCGGCGGCGCGAATGCCTGCGTGATGCACTACCAGAGCAACCGCGCGGCGTTGCGCGACGGCGAGCTGCTGCTGATCGACGCCGGCGCCGAACTGGACTGCTATGCGTCCGACATCAGCCGCACGTTCCCGGTCAACGGCCGTTACAGCCGCGAGCAGCGCGCGCTGTACGAAGTGGTGCTGGCCGCGCAGCTGGCGGCGATCGACGAGGTGCGTCCGGGGCGGCCGTTCGGCGCCGCGCACACGGCGGCGGTGCGCGTGCTGGCCGAAGGCCTGTGCGAACTGGGCCTGCTCAAGGGCGATGCCGACACGGCGATCGCCGACGGCAGCTACCGGCGCTATTTTCCGGCCAAGACCGGCCACTGGCTGGGGCTGGACGTGCACGACGTGGGCGATTACCGGGTCGACGGCGAATCGCGCCTGCTCGAACCGGACATGGTGCTGACGGTGGAGCCGGGTTTGTACGTGCCGCCGGACGACCGCTCGGTGGCCGAGCGCTGGCGCGGCATCGGCATCCGCATCGAGGACGACGTGGCGGTGACCCGCGACGGCAACGAGGTGCTGACCGCCGCCGTGCCGAAAGAGGCCGAGGCGATCGAGGCGTTGCTGGCCGGACGCTAG